The Sorangiineae bacterium MSr11367 genome window below encodes:
- a CDS encoding alpha/beta hydrolase has protein sequence MNALRFKHPWIVQESILRALTVDAAAHALAYVRFSMPDASPERFGVRVLRDIVYGPTRRREHRLDAYVPTRALKPLPIVLYVHGGGFATLSKETHYVMAMAFARQGYLVFNVNYRQGHKHPYPEPLEDVSEALLWVHRHAAEYGGDRDRIALAGESAGGNLVTALGIASAARLPETFARRLFDANIPLRAVVATYPILDLTEIEAMMATERLPLFVQRLLFDVAAAYLGPGAFNGSSEAVPLASPLLLLERGLVSLRRDLAPFFLSVGTRDILLSHSKRMKVVLDRLGVKNELFIAPGEVHGFDAMVWRPAARQKWSALHSFLAPHMAA, from the coding sequence ATGAACGCCCTTCGCTTCAAGCACCCGTGGATCGTTCAAGAGAGCATTCTGCGCGCGCTCACCGTGGATGCGGCGGCCCACGCGCTCGCGTACGTCCGCTTCTCCATGCCGGACGCATCGCCGGAGCGCTTCGGCGTGCGCGTGCTGCGCGACATCGTCTACGGCCCCACGCGAAGGCGCGAGCACCGGCTCGACGCGTACGTACCCACGCGCGCTCTCAAGCCACTGCCCATCGTTCTCTACGTGCATGGCGGCGGCTTCGCCACGTTGTCCAAGGAGACCCATTACGTCATGGCCATGGCGTTCGCACGTCAGGGCTACCTGGTGTTCAACGTCAATTATCGGCAGGGTCACAAACATCCGTACCCCGAGCCGCTCGAAGACGTTTCGGAGGCCCTGCTCTGGGTTCACCGCCACGCCGCCGAATACGGAGGCGATCGCGATCGCATCGCGCTCGCGGGCGAGTCGGCGGGTGGCAATTTGGTGACCGCGCTGGGCATCGCCTCGGCGGCGCGTTTGCCGGAGACCTTCGCGCGCCGCCTCTTCGATGCGAACATCCCGCTCCGGGCCGTCGTGGCCACGTACCCGATTCTCGACCTGACCGAGATCGAGGCGATGATGGCCACCGAGCGCTTACCCCTTTTCGTCCAACGGCTCCTGTTCGACGTTGCGGCGGCCTACCTTGGCCCAGGTGCCTTCAATGGATCGTCCGAAGCGGTACCGCTCGCAAGCCCGCTGCTGCTGCTCGAGCGCGGCTTGGTGTCATTGCGACGGGATCTGGCGCCATTTTTCCTGTCGGTGGGTACGAGAGACATTCTTCTATCCCACTCGAAGCGCATGAAGGTCGTGCTGGACCGGCTCGGCGTGAAAAATGAGCTCTTCATTGCGCCGGGCGAGGTTCACGGCTTCGACGCCATGGTGTGGCG
- a CDS encoding Spy/CpxP family protein refolding chaperone: MHHHPGMPPGLFYWWANARRRERCGDDGPVHEYAGWPGRHGRGRDRDERSSPWDGWQAGGWGHHHHEDGGGFGVRRPLRFLAHKLDLSEAQVTDLANILNDLKTERAQAEVDERRTMAAFADAVAGGSFDEGRAKEGADLRTQSTERLRDAVTKALGRIHALLDEEQRKRFAYLIRTGVLAL; the protein is encoded by the coding sequence ATGCATCATCATCCTGGTATGCCTCCGGGCTTGTTCTACTGGTGGGCCAATGCGCGTCGTCGTGAGCGATGCGGCGACGACGGCCCCGTGCACGAGTACGCAGGTTGGCCCGGGCGGCACGGCCGCGGGCGAGATCGCGACGAGCGATCTTCGCCGTGGGACGGTTGGCAAGCTGGCGGGTGGGGCCATCATCATCACGAAGATGGCGGCGGCTTCGGTGTGCGAAGGCCGCTGCGGTTTCTGGCGCACAAGCTCGACTTGAGCGAGGCGCAAGTCACCGACCTCGCGAACATCTTGAACGACCTGAAAACGGAGCGGGCTCAAGCCGAGGTCGACGAACGCCGCACGATGGCCGCGTTTGCCGATGCCGTGGCCGGTGGTTCCTTCGACGAAGGGCGCGCCAAAGAAGGCGCCGATCTCCGCACGCAAAGCACGGAAAGGCTGCGCGACGCGGTGACCAAGGCGCTGGGGCGCATCCACGCCCTGCTCGACGAGGAGCAGCGAAAGCGCTTCGCGTACCTGATTCGCACCGGCGTGCTCGCGCTCTAA
- a CDS encoding amidase translates to MARRLPPAPRLSGAFLRAAARAARTKTGSVAVYHALRADLKIGELEQLPAEARGSLPLHNRVVAGRPPRTGEDARLPLPAPPWSGTSASYVAHYTQGTLTPEDVVVRCLAAARELAGRVPTVGPLHEEMPRKAALGEAGESRARYAANMARGSFDGVPIAVKEQTAVRGFARQVGTIYIDPMPMKEDATCVAELRRAGALVLGTTPMTELGMSPSGQNKHRRLPKNPHDPRHIAGGSSTGSGVAVATGLVPFAMGADGGGSIRIPSAINGVFGIKPTWGRVSRAGDYAEGTVAHVGPIASSTADLARVLEAISGPDPLDPETLFGVPAKPAPGDFLAALGRGVRGLIIGVDENEWADASPSVQRAGQDALRALEREGATLQRVRIGLARQAPLIGYMAIGLETRGALQVDWERHAGDMGHDLQLAMAALGEAKAADYVDAQRLRNGLRREVADAFQRVDLLALPTTVDTATAATDDEMASGFLDARVLAGLVRFNFLANLTGLPALSAPVGLDARLLPIGLQLVGDAWDEATVLAASAHLERLGAAKVERPAVSVRILP, encoded by the coding sequence ATGGCCCGACGACTTCCCCCTGCCCCGCGCCTCTCTGGAGCCTTTCTTCGAGCTGCGGCCCGCGCCGCGCGCACCAAGACGGGAAGCGTTGCCGTCTACCATGCGCTGCGCGCCGACTTGAAGATCGGCGAGCTCGAACAGCTCCCTGCAGAGGCACGGGGCAGTCTTCCATTGCACAACCGCGTCGTCGCAGGGCGTCCTCCGCGCACCGGCGAGGATGCGCGACTCCCCTTGCCTGCGCCCCCATGGTCGGGCACCAGCGCCAGCTATGTTGCACACTACACGCAAGGCACGCTGACGCCGGAGGACGTGGTCGTGCGCTGCCTTGCCGCGGCCCGCGAGCTTGCGGGGCGCGTGCCCACTGTGGGGCCGTTGCACGAGGAGATGCCACGAAAAGCCGCCCTCGGTGAGGCGGGCGAGAGCCGTGCGCGTTACGCGGCCAACATGGCGCGCGGCAGCTTCGACGGTGTTCCCATCGCCGTGAAAGAGCAAACCGCCGTGCGCGGGTTCGCACGGCAGGTGGGCACGATCTACATCGACCCGATGCCGATGAAGGAAGACGCGACGTGCGTCGCCGAGCTTCGTCGCGCCGGCGCGCTCGTTCTCGGCACGACGCCGATGACCGAGTTGGGCATGTCGCCCTCGGGGCAGAACAAGCATCGTCGCCTGCCGAAGAATCCGCACGACCCGCGGCACATCGCCGGCGGCTCCAGCACGGGCTCCGGTGTGGCCGTGGCCACCGGCCTCGTCCCCTTTGCCATGGGCGCCGATGGTGGCGGCTCGATCCGCATTCCGTCGGCCATCAACGGGGTGTTCGGCATCAAGCCGACGTGGGGGCGCGTCAGCCGCGCCGGCGACTACGCCGAAGGCACCGTCGCGCACGTGGGTCCCATCGCGTCGTCCACCGCCGACTTGGCGCGCGTGCTTGAGGCCATCTCGGGCCCCGATCCGCTCGATCCGGAGACCCTGTTCGGCGTGCCGGCCAAACCCGCGCCGGGCGACTTCCTCGCGGCGCTGGGCCGTGGGGTCCGTGGACTGATCATCGGAGTGGACGAGAACGAGTGGGCCGATGCCTCGCCCTCCGTGCAGCGCGCGGGGCAAGATGCATTGCGCGCGCTCGAGCGCGAAGGTGCAACGTTGCAGCGTGTGCGCATCGGTCTCGCACGCCAGGCGCCGCTCATCGGCTACATGGCCATCGGCCTGGAGACGCGTGGCGCGCTGCAGGTCGACTGGGAGCGACACGCCGGCGACATGGGCCACGATCTGCAGCTGGCAATGGCGGCGCTGGGCGAGGCCAAGGCCGCCGACTACGTCGACGCGCAGCGACTACGAAATGGCCTCCGACGCGAAGTGGCGGATGCCTTCCAACGCGTCGATCTCTTGGCGTTGCCGACCACCGTCGATACCGCAACCGCCGCAACCGACGACGAAATGGCGTCGGGCTTCCTCGATGCGCGCGTGCTGGCCGGGCTCGTTCGGTTCAATTTTCTGGCGAACCTCACCGGCTTGCCTGCGCTCTCCGCGCCCGTCGGGCTCGATGCTCGGCTTCTTCCCATCGGCCTTCAGCTCGTTGGTGATGCGTGGGACGAAGCAACCGTGTTGGCTGCATCCGCGCACCTGGAGCGCTTGGGTGCGGCCAAGGTCGAGCGACCTGCCGTATCCGTGCGGATTCTGCCGTAG